The Lewinellaceae bacterium genome has a segment encoding these proteins:
- a CDS encoding nucleoid-associated protein, with protein sequence MIDFSNVRLDKTFVHKVGNKAREEGTRFSENELYLGSELMKELLLKYFLSPFKNEIFYNFAHSTDIELNEVFSYASKIFENPETLLEQSKNIGRHLYEQSNHPKINGGEFYVVLLKDCVVEDELVDAIGLFKTENKDTYLKVDEKEDGFEIGFDTGVNINKLDKGCIIFNSGKTDGYIVSIVDTKSQEAEYWKMAFLHIKAREDNYHYTQNFLNMARHFAESNDEISTHEQIEVKNNTIHYFANNENFDSQTFEAEVFSNPETASTFKTYKENYTRETDIPVADSFEISTDAFKDVKRRFRSVIKLDKNFHIYVHGNESNIEQGYNDAKGMRYYTLFYDEES encoded by the coding sequence ATGATAGATTTTTCAAATGTAAGATTAGATAAAACCTTTGTTCATAAGGTTGGTAATAAGGCAAGGGAGGAAGGCACCCGTTTTTCTGAAAACGAGCTGTACCTGGGCAGTGAACTCATGAAAGAACTGCTGTTGAAATACTTTCTGAGTCCTTTCAAAAATGAAATATTTTACAACTTTGCCCACAGCACCGATATTGAACTGAACGAAGTTTTTTCTTATGCGTCCAAGATTTTCGAAAACCCGGAAACCCTTTTGGAACAATCAAAAAATATTGGCCGACACCTCTATGAACAGTCTAATCACCCCAAAATAAACGGCGGTGAATTTTATGTGGTATTGCTGAAGGATTGTGTGGTGGAAGATGAATTGGTGGATGCTATCGGTTTGTTTAAAACAGAAAACAAGGACACCTACCTCAAAGTTGATGAGAAAGAAGACGGATTTGAAATTGGCTTTGATACCGGTGTCAATATCAACAAACTGGATAAAGGATGTATCATTTTTAATTCCGGAAAAACCGACGGGTATATTGTAAGTATTGTTGACACAAAATCCCAGGAAGCCGAATACTGGAAAATGGCTTTTTTACACATAAAAGCCCGGGAAGACAATTATCACTACACTCAGAATTTTCTCAACATGGCCAGGCATTTTGCGGAAAGCAACGATGAGATCAGCACCCATGAACAGATAGAGGTGAAGAACAATACCATCCATTACTTCGCCAATAATGAGAATTTCGACAGCCAAACATTTGAGGCGGAAGTCTTCTCCAACCCGGAAACCGCTTCTACTTTTAAAACCTATAAAGAAAATTATACCCGGGAAACAGATATTCCTGTTGCGGATAGTTTTGAGATCTCAACCGATGCCTTTAAAGATGTCAAAAGACGTTTCCGCAGCGTCATTAAATTGGATAAGAATTTCCATATCTATGTTCACGGCAACGAGAGCAACATTGAACAGGGCTATAATGATGCAAAGGGCATGAGATATTACACTTTGTTTTACGACGAGGAGAGTTAA